In Polyangium spumosum, the genomic stretch GAGCATGTTCGCCGCGCCGATCGGCCAGAACGCCGCCCCGCTCCCTTCGGACCCGCCGAGCTTGAAGCCGAGCTCGAGCCCGAGGCCGAGGATCGGAGCGTCCCGGAAACGAAGGATCACGTGGACGGGGTAGCCATGCGCGTCCTTCCACTTGAGGATTTGCCGCTTGATGGCCCGCACTTGTGCCACGGTCGCCGAGCTACCGAGCGTTGGATACCCCAGCAGGAAGGGCATTCGCAGCGGCTCGAGCCCGAGCTTCCCGAAATCCGGGCCGAGGACGACCCAGAAACGCGAATACCAGGCCCCCTCAGCGAAGCGCCCTTGCCAATCCTCGATCACCAGGACATCCGGGAGCCCGAAGGCCCGCAGGCTTTCCTCGATGGCCCTCGCGGTCCCCGCCCTTTGATGCGTCTCCCAGGCCTTTTCCAGGCGTGCGAGGTACGCTTCGTCCGTCTCCCCTTCGAAGCGTTCGACGTCGAAGCCCTGCCCCTGCAAGCGCAGCGCATCGGGCGGCCCCAGTCCAGGCCAGCGCGCCTTGATCGCGGCGCGCAGCTCCTCCAGCGTGGCGTCCTTCGTCTCGCCGAGCAAAGCGAGGAAGGCTTGCGCGTTCGGGCCGCGGAGCCATTCCGCGTCGGTCCATTGCCCCCCGTCCGGAATGTTGCCGCGCTGTAGCTCTCGAAACTCGTCGGCCATGCGTCCTCGGTTCGATCAAAGCAAGGTGAGTTGAGGGACGAAGACGATCGCGTCCGTCGCCTTCGGAAGCACGTCCCGCGCAGGCGACACGAGCCGGACATCCACCGTCCCGCTGGCGACGTCGACGAGCTCTTCGATGAGCCGCGCGCGGTAGAGGACCTCGCCGAGAGGGTAATCCGATTGCAGGGCGACGAGCCGCCCGATCGCTTCCGCCACCGCGTGCGGATTCGTCGGGTTTCGCAGTCCCGCGACGATCGGCACCTCGAGCAGCGTTGCCGCGAAACACCGCAGCGGCCCCGTCCCCACGGCCTTCAGGCCCGCGAGGTAGCTGCGAACGGCCTTCACCTCGGCCGCCGACGCCGGCCCGGCCGGATTGGCGAGGTAGACGTCCACGCTCCCGGGCCCGTTCGGGTTATCGTCACGAACCCGGAACCGCGAGACGGAGAGCCCGAAGAGCTCGGCCGCCTTGCGGATGCGATAGCGGACGGCCGCGAGGTTTCCACCTGCGCCGAGGGAGCCCCACTTGTCCCGGCACTTCGCGCGGAGGCTCGGATCGCTCTCTTCGTCCGCGCCGGCCCGCGTGATCCATGTCCCCGTCGCGGGATCGGCGGGATTCGAGATGCGGACCCCTTGGAGCGGCGTATTCAGAAACGAAATGGTCGACGGAGGAACGTTGTACCGCGCGCCGGGCGCCTCGGCCCGAAAGGTGAGCGTCAGGCTTCCGCCCTTTGGCAGCGTCCCGCCGTCAACGTTCACGTACCGGAGAGGTTCGGCGAGCTCGGGCCCGAAGACCGCCGCGAGCTCGCCCGGTTGGATGACGTGCAGCGAGTCGTCGGCGAATTCCGTGAGGACCATCCGCCCCTCGGTCGGGATAGCCTCGCGCCGCAGCTCTTGAAACCAGCCGAGCGCGACGAGGTCGAGCCACGCGCCGAACGGCCCGTTTTCGTCGTCGCCGAGGTATCCGCCGCGCGTGATTGCGATCCTCGCCGCCTCCCACGCCTCGACCGTTTGCGCCTCGATTTCGAGGAGCACGCGCCCGATCCGCTTCGAGTCCCAGCCGCGCGCGCGTAGCCCGAGACCGTGGGCCTTGTCGAGGAGGTCCTCGAAGATGACATCCTTTCGGCGAGCGCGAAGCAGCGCCGCGAGCGACGGAGCACCCATCAGGCAGCCTCCCCGAGCGGGCGGAAGAGGACGCGCCGCGCCTCGCCCGTTTCGACCGTGAGGAGGTAGCTCCCTTCGGCGAGCTCGAGGCGCCCCACGATGAAGAGCACGCCGCCCCGCAGCTCCGCGCGCACCGAGGCCCCGACGACGCCCGGCTCCTGCAGCGCCTCGCCTTCGAGGAGCTCGCCGAGCCGATAGAGGTCCGTCGGCGAGGGATCCGCGTTGATCATGCGGAGGACGTTGACGCCTTCAGCGGGCGACCAGGGGAGCGCGCCCGAGCTCATGAGCCATCGGCGCGCCACGGCCTCGAGGACGACGCGCGGTCCTTCGACGACCGAATCGAAATCGATATCGATCGATCCATCCGGACCGAATGTGCTTAGATCGTCGCCATAGTCGAGCGCCATCCGCCTATCCCAGCAGCGAGGCGAGCCCGCTTGTAATGATGCCCCGGATCGGGATCTCGACCACCGAGGGCCCGGAGACCTGGACGCCGAGAGTCCCGAGGACGATCGCGACCGTCGAGCCGGGCGGCTTCCATTCGACCGTGCAGAGAGACGCCGGCTCCGTGACCGTGCGAAGGACGAGCGTCCCCGAATCCGTGGAATCGTCGACCCGTGCAACGGCCTTCGTTCCGCCGCCGAGGACGATCCGGATCATGGCCGCATCCGTCTCCCATAACCCCGCGAAGGGCTTGGCCGGATCCCCTTCGGAGAACCCGACCTTCACGCGGGCGCCCTTCGCCACCTCGACCCGCACGCCCGGGAGACCGAGCCAGATCGGGACGCCCGACAAACCAGGCATGTCCGCGGCATCGAGGCGCAGATCGAGCGTCCCGTCGGTCCCTTGTGCCACGACCGTGGCATCATGCGCGGCCAGGTATTGCAGCGGAACCGGGAGCGCTTGCGCCACGATTCGCCGCAAAATCTCCTTCTCACGCGTCGCAGTCATGGCCCGCCCTCATCGAAGATGACCTCGGTCCGAAAGGCCCCGGCATCGTTCACGTGGTGAACCACGCGCCCAACGCGTCGCCCCTCGAGCAGCATCCCCGGCTCGATGTCGGGCGCCTCTTGCGCGTACACCGCCCGCGCATGCGCCCCGTCTTCCGAGACGCAGAACGGCCGCCCGGGATACGCGGGCCATGTCTCCACGCCGACGTGGATTGTACCGTTCCGCCGAACCCGCCACGAGACGCCCGCCCGTCGACAAACCACGTTGAGCGCTTCCGCCGCCCGCGCGCGCGCCCGAACCCACCGCGCGAGCAGCGGCAGCCCTTCGAGCCCTTCGAGCTCGGCCGCTTCCTCGCCTGCCTCGCGAAGGATGGCCGAGACGACGAGGCGCGGCGGAGCCAGTTGATACTGCCGCGGGGGGAGCTCGCGCCGTAGCCCGCCGCGCCCCCCAACGATGAAGGCCCGCGCGCGCCCCTCGAAGGCGCGGCTTTCGAGGACGGTCCCCGAGAACTCGACCGGCGCAGCATCTTCCACGCCCATAGCGACCACGACCGAGCCCGCGAGAGGCTCGCCCGTGTCGACCTCGACCTCCGCGGTCCAGGCCCCCGCGAGCGGCATCGAGAGCCGGAGCGAGATCACTTCGAGCGCGCCGATCTGAACGAGGCTCACGGCCGGTTCGCTCCCGCCACGGCTTTCGCCGCCGCCGTCGCGAAGAGTGCCCCGATGCCCTTATGGGCAACCGTGCTCCCCGGCTTGACCTCATGCCACGGCTTGTTTTCGTATGGAACGGCCGTGCTCGGCGTTTCTACCGCGTCCGGCTTCTTCGGAGCGACCTCGGCCGGAGGCGGAGGCGCCCATTCCTTGCAATGCCAGACGATTGTCCCGACCTGGAACTCGTCCCAATCCGGGCCCTCGTAAGACTCGATGGAAACCGCGTTGATCTTCGCGAGGCGGCATTTGGGATGCCCGATCTTGTGCGGCCCGCTCCCCGGTTGGAGCCGCTCGATCGCCGCCTCCATGTCGGGCCATAGGGCCTCGGTGAAACGAACCGTGATCGTGACCTCGGCGAGCTCGCGCGCTGCATTTGTCGTGGTCGGCTTCGACGCGCCGCCCTTCCGCTTGGTATCGAGCTTCGCTTTCGGCTGGACCTTGAGCGTTGCCGTCCCCTCGCGAGGGTTCGGCGGAAGATCGCCGGGCCCGAGGGTCACGGTATCCCAGACGTCCGGGTCTTCGCTCGGCGCGGGAATCGGCATCAGGCAGCCTCCTCGGCGAGACGTTGGAGCTCGGCCCAGAGCCCACGGGCGACGGCTTCCCCGTCGCGCTCCGTTGCGCTGCCCTGGATCACGATTTCGATTTTCTCGACATGGATCGTCACGCGCTCGCCGCTGTACACGCCCCCGCGCCCGGCCCGCGCGCCCGAGCTCGAGGCGATCCCGGAGCCGCCGACGCCAGCCGCCTTCGAGGGGGTTACGATGTTGTCGTTTGCCGCCCGCGTCGCCGCAAACGCCATAGCTTCCGCCGCGCGGACCACGCGCCCCGCGCCGCCGGTGATGCCCACCTCGGCGCCGCCGGCCATGTTCCAGCCGATCCCCTCGAAGACGCGCGAGGGACTCGCGATCCCGAGCGTGCGCTTCGCCGTGGAGATGGCCCCGCCGGCCATGGCCTTGACCGCAGCGGCTACCGCGAGCGCACCGGCGCGAATGCTCCCGACCAGGCCATCCACGATCGCCGTACCCGCAGAAGCACCAGCCTCGGCGAGGCCCTCGCCGGAGAACGAATCCCCTACCCATTCGAGGAACGTCACGATCGCGCCGTACGTCGCGAGGACCCCCGCATAAATCGAGCCGACGAACGAGGCCCACTTCCCCGCGAGAATCCCGACCACCCCGAGCGCCACGCCGGCCACGCCCGCGATGAGCCCCACGCCCTTGGCCACGAGCTCGATCCACGGCACATCCTCGATCCCGAGCACCTTCGCCAGCTCGCCGAACGGGCCCGCGCTGAGTGAATCGAGCTTCTCGAAAACGCCGAGGACTCCGCCGAACCCCGTTCGGAACCCCGAGACGACCGCCGAAATGATGGGCTCGGCTTGCTCCATCTTCGCGACCACGCGATCGATGAACTTCCCGGGATCCTGCTCGTTGAAGAGCCCACCGAACGCCGAGTTGATCACGCGCCCGAGCGCGCCCGTGATCCTCCCCCAGCGCGGCCCCGAGGGATCGAGGCTATCAAGCACGCCCCCCACGAACGACTTGAAGGCCCGCATTCCCGGGGTCACGTCGAGGTCCATGAGCAGGTTCCCGGGGATCGCGCGGAGCCGCCCGAGAAGCCCCGTGATATCTTCGAGCGACTTTGCACGCGCCGCGAGCCCCGCCGCCCGTCCGCCGGAGAGCTCGTTGATCGCCGCGAGGATCGCCTCGATGGTATCCGCCGCCCCGAGCTTTCCAGCACCTTGCATCCGTTTTACTTCTTCGAGGCTCTTCCCGAGTCTTTCGGCGAGCTTTCCATACACCTTGTCCGCCGCGAGCCCGGCCTCGGTGAGCATGGCGAGCTCGTCCCCTTGCAGATACCCCTGGGCCTTGATCTTCCCCATCGCGCGGACGATGCCATCCACGTTCGCGCTTGGGTTGACCGTGCCGAGGTCCGCAATCGATCGGACGATGCGATCGACCTGCGTGGTATCGAAGCCCTTCCCGAGCAGATCCACGAATTGACCCAGCGTTTCCCGTCGCCCCTGCCCGATGAAATCAGCCGTTTGCGTGGCGATGCGCAGAGCATTGTCCGCCGCGCTCTTGCTTTTCAACAGGACCCCGAGCGCCCGCGTGGCATCCTCCCGAAATGCTGCCGCGTCGAGAGCCGCCGAGCCCAAATCGAGCGCCGCGCGCGCCCCAGCCGAGGCGACCCGCGAGGCGATTTCCGCGAGCGCCGCAGCCTTTGCGCCTTGCTTGAGCGTCTCCCATCCGCCGCCGGCCCCCTCCTTGGAAGGCTCATCAACGCCGACGCGCGCCCCCTCCCGCATCTTGCGCAGTTGCTTTTCCAGCATGGCCTCACGCCGTTCCTGCGCCGGATTGAACTTGTGTATCGAATCCAGCAGGCGCTTCTCCGTCTTGCTCATCCCCGGAGGTAGCTTCTTGGCCTCCCGCGCTGCCGCCTTGTCGGCGTCTTTCTTGGCCTTGGCCACGCGCTTCGCGCTGGCCTCCTCGGCCTTGCTTTTCGCCTTGTTCGCGTTGCTTTGCGCGCGCTCCGCGGTAGCCGCGCGCTTCTTCGCCGTCGCTTCCGCGCGCTCCGCCGCTATCCGTTGCCTCGCGGCCTTCTCCCCGAGCCGTTGCGCGTGACGCTCCGCGGACGACTGCGCCCGCGCCGCTGCCGCCGAGCCCTCTCGCGCCGCTTCCTCGGCCCGATCCGCGCTCGCCCGGAGGCGCGCCGCCTTGGCCGCCGCGCGCGCGGCTTCCCTGTCTGCCTTCTCCGACGTGATCCCGGTCTCCCGCAGCCGCGCCGCCCGTGCCGCGGCTTCCTCCGCCTTTTCGGAGGCCTTCGTTGCCTCCTCGCGCAGCGCCGCGGCTTTCTTCGCCGTCGCCGCGGCCTTGTCCTCGGCCTCCCGCGTCGCATTCGCCACGCGTTCGGCTGCCTCGCGCGCCTTCGCCTCGGTTTTTGTCGCCCCCTCTCGAACCGCCGCCGCCCGCTTCGCCGCCTCCGTTGCGCGATCCTGCGCCGCCGCCGCGGCCTTCGCCGTTCGCTCTATCTTTGCGGCCGCTTGCGCGTCCACCTCGACGGCCCCGAGCTCGCCGAGCGCGCCCGCAAGCCGCTCCACGCTCGCCGCCGCCTTCGCCGCGGGACGCGCCACATCTTCGCGCAGAACGAGCTTTTCCGAGACCGTCATGAGTCAGCCCACTTGATGTTCGACTGGAGAAACGCCGCAATCATGAGCGCCGCCGCGCGCGCCGGTTCGGAGTCGCCATCGACGCCGCACAGCTCGAGGAGCCCGTCCGCGACCAGGCCCGGATCCGTTCGCGCCTGTCGCAGCAGGCTTAGATCCCCCCCACGCGAAGCTTTGCCCCCGCGCCGGCCAGATCCATCACCACCTCGCCGACGGCACTCGCGAGCCCCGGCGCACGCTCGAAGACGGCCGCCACGGCTTCACTCGTCGGCCATTCGATCGCGTTGAGGGAGAGCCGATAGAGCCCCTCGAAGACCTTGCCTTGTGCGGTCAGCCGTCGCGCCGCCGTGTATTGCGAGGAGCTCGGACACTTCAACAACCACAAGCCCGTCGGCAGCCGCAGCGCGACGCGTTGCGAGGGCCCGCGCGCCTCCGCCGCGAGCTCGGCGCACTTCGCCTCCGCCAGGCCCGCCGCCGCGAGCGTGATCCAGTCGTCGGAACCGAGCTTCCCGAGCGGAATCGTTTCCAGCTCGTCCTCGGGCGCCCCGGCGAGCTCCGCCAGCACGGGCCAGGCGAGTTCAGACATCGCCGGAACTTCCTCGAGCACCTTCGCGAGCTCTGCCGCATCGGGCCAGGCCACGCAATCAATCAGCAGGTTATGCAGCGCATCCGGGCGCCCGGCAGGCCTGGAGAGCCCATCGAAGGCCGCCGCCCACGCCTTCCGCGTCGGAGGCTTCACCACGACGGCCGCGCCCTCGCGATCCTCGACCTCGATCAGCCGCAGCTCCCCGCCATGGGTTCGCCGCAGCTCCGCCCGCACCTCATCCGTCAGCTTTCGCATTTCGATCAGCTCCTCGGTTTCTTGAAAGGATCGATCCCGTTCTTTACGACCTTGAGGCAATTCCCTTCGAGCTTCGT encodes the following:
- a CDS encoding phage tail protein yields the protein MADEFRELQRGNIPDGGQWTDAEWLRGPNAQAFLALLGETKDATLEELRAAIKARWPGLGPPDALRLQGQGFDVERFEGETDEAYLARLEKAWETHQRAGTARAIEESLRAFGLPDVLVIEDWQGRFAEGAWYSRFWVVLGPDFGKLGLEPLRMPFLLGYPTLGSSATVAQVRAIKRQILKWKDAHGYPVHVILRFRDAPILGLGLELGFKLGGSEGSGAAFWPIGAANMLGEMTMPFRLGGGYDIDGGGNGL
- a CDS encoding baseplate J/gp47 family protein translates to MGAPSLAALLRARRKDVIFEDLLDKAHGLGLRARGWDSKRIGRVLLEIEAQTVEAWEAARIAITRGGYLGDDENGPFGAWLDLVALGWFQELRREAIPTEGRMVLTEFADDSLHVIQPGELAAVFGPELAEPLRYVNVDGGTLPKGGSLTLTFRAEAPGARYNVPPSTISFLNTPLQGVRISNPADPATGTWITRAGADEESDPSLRAKCRDKWGSLGAGGNLAAVRYRIRKAAELFGLSVSRFRVRDDNPNGPGSVDVYLANPAGPASAAEVKAVRSYLAGLKAVGTGPLRCFAATLLEVPIVAGLRNPTNPHAVAEAIGRLVALQSDYPLGEVLYRARLIEELVDVASGTVDVRLVSPARDVLPKATDAIVFVPQLTLL
- a CDS encoding tape measure protein, producing the protein MTVSEKLVLREDVARPAAKAAASVERLAGALGELGAVEVDAQAAAKIERTAKAAAAAQDRATEAAKRAAAVREGATKTEAKAREAAERVANATREAEDKAAATAKKAAALREEATKASEKAEEAAARAARLRETGITSEKADREAARAAAKAARLRASADRAEEAAREGSAAAARAQSSAERHAQRLGEKAARQRIAAERAEATAKKRAATAERAQSNANKAKSKAEEASAKRVAKAKKDADKAAAREAKKLPPGMSKTEKRLLDSIHKFNPAQERREAMLEKQLRKMREGARVGVDEPSKEGAGGGWETLKQGAKAAALAEIASRVASAGARAALDLGSAALDAAAFREDATRALGVLLKSKSAADNALRIATQTADFIGQGRRETLGQFVDLLGKGFDTTQVDRIVRSIADLGTVNPSANVDGIVRAMGKIKAQGYLQGDELAMLTEAGLAADKVYGKLAERLGKSLEEVKRMQGAGKLGAADTIEAILAAINELSGGRAAGLAARAKSLEDITGLLGRLRAIPGNLLMDLDVTPGMRAFKSFVGGVLDSLDPSGPRWGRITGALGRVINSAFGGLFNEQDPGKFIDRVVAKMEQAEPIISAVVSGFRTGFGGVLGVFEKLDSLSAGPFGELAKVLGIEDVPWIELVAKGVGLIAGVAGVALGVVGILAGKWASFVGSIYAGVLATYGAIVTFLEWVGDSFSGEGLAEAGASAGTAIVDGLVGSIRAGALAVAAAVKAMAGGAISTAKRTLGIASPSRVFEGIGWNMAGGAEVGITGGAGRVVRAAEAMAFAATRAANDNIVTPSKAAGVGGSGIASSSGARAGRGGVYSGERVTIHVEKIEIVIQGSATERDGEAVARGLWAELQRLAEEAA